From Acropora muricata isolate sample 2 chromosome 14, ASM3666990v1, whole genome shotgun sequence, one genomic window encodes:
- the LOC136898440 gene encoding netrin receptor UNC5C-like, with translation MWFVVALQVISGLLMFQPAKCASCDQADWSVSLDRAGWSTCPKRNTYLRGLWRSPRKARDERVGRIEYGRCCKATESIYANQSATCSNANWRRTLDGFRVWALCPTGYYLNGLRLGAGPPAYLHDIDEAQCCHPQGHPNGYEHCYDEDVTVSFDDKGWSECKKPGYYMTGFYKSICKQIYCIEKFRCCKMKKPAINGGWSDYGDWSVCNVTCGAGQQERVRNCTNPPPSNGGAQCYGSNKETRKCDKGPCKVDGGWSDFGQWSKCSGSYGIMTRRRTCTNPPPSNGGACCDYVEAKSCNKIQVNRSAREQMGITFYSCEGWLNVVLEIT, from the exons ATGTGGTTTGTGGTCGCTCTTCAAGTTATCAGTGGGTTGCTGATGTTCCAGCCTGCTAAATGTGCAAGCTGTGATCAGGCTGACTGGTCTGTGAGCCTGGACAGAGCAGGCTGGTCGACATGTCCCAAGCGTAACACATACCTAAGAGGATTGTGGAGGAGCCCCCGAAAAGCGAGAGATGAAAGAGTTGGGCGCATCGAATATGGACGGTGCTGCAAAGCCACTGAATCCATTTATGCCAATCAGAGTGCAACCTGCTCAAATGCCAACTGGAGACGTACATTGGATGG ttttcgTGTCTGGGCGTTGTGTCCAACTGGTTACTATTTGAACGGCCTCAGATTGGGTGCTGGACCACCTGCATACTTACACGACATTGACGAGGCACAATGCTGCCATCCACAGGGTCATCCCAACGGCTACGAGCACTGTTACGATGAAGATGTCACCGTTTCGTTCGACGACAAGGGCTGGAGTGAATGTAAAAAGCCGGGGTATTACATGACTGGCTTCTACAAAAGCATTTGCAAACAAATTTACTGCATTGAAAAGTTCAGATGCTGCAAGATGAAGAAac CGGCTATCAATGGCGGGTGGAGCGACTATGGAGACTGGAGCGTGTGTAATGTGACATGCGGAGCTGGACAGCAAGAGCGCGTCCGCAATTGCACCAATCCCCCTCCGTCTAATGGTGGAGCGCAATGCTATGGATCCAACAAAGAGACCAGGAAATGTGACAAGGGGCCATGCAAAG TGGACGGGGGTTGGAGTGACTTTGGACAATGGAGCAAGTGCAGTGGATCATATGGCATTATGACGCGAAGAAGAACCTGCACCAATCCCCCTCCGTCAAATGGTGGCGCCTGTTGTGACTATGTGGAGGCAAAAAGCTGCAATAAG ATCCAGGTTAACAGATCGGCCCGGGAACAAATGGGGATTACTTTTTATAGCTGCGAGGGCTGGTTAAACGTAGTTTTAGAAATAACATAA
- the LOC136899399 gene encoding uncharacterized protein translates to MSSKPYRVGQWLPSDPKVLDECLDNLIKKVLADPISQGKLQAIEAQHPPAENKQSAEKATIKLSAPPSPVEYRLHEPVEKLKEAILNDPEINIFFHQMFWQHYSVPDSSEGVKIPSWHLMIVLIDYIMTTAPEFNVTGLGCFPIHVILRRPMHTTAGFAAFLNDKVNKLFKNILNYWADTWLNTPASCSVLTTKSPGGWFSEEAMKTMPGFVDDYECDPKLPHYGFKSWDDFFTRKFRPGRRPVASPDNNDIVANACESIPYKLAYGVKHRDFLWIKNQRYSLDFILNMSAEAKKFYGGTVYQAFLRATSYHRWHSPVSGIIHKTELVDGSYYSETDNIQDDPASRNMSHCYLAHVAARGIIYIQADSDSIGLMCFVSIGMSEVSSNEITVKEGQRVEKGDELGMFHFGGSTHLLIFRPQVDIHFDLAGQEPSLHSTSINVNAKIAEVKKPKK, encoded by the coding sequence ATGAGCTCTAAACCTTATCGCGTTGGTCAATGGCTTCCCTCCGATCCAAAGGTCCTTGACGAATGCTTAGACAACTTGATCAAAAAAGTCCTAGCTGACCCGATCTCCCAAGGAAAGTTACAGGCGATTGAAGCTCAACATCCACCGgctgaaaataaacaaagcGCTGAAAAAGCCACGATTAAACTTTCAGCTCCACCTTCGCCAGTCGAATACCGTCTCCATGAACCAGTTGAAAAATTGAAGGAAGCTATTCTCAACGACCCTGAGATCAACATTTTCTTCCATCAAATGTTCTGGCAACATTATAGTGTCCCCGATAGTTCTGAAGGAGTAAAAATTCCGTCCTGGCACTTGATGATTGTATTGATCGATTACATCATGACGACTGCTCCTGAGTTCAACGTAACTGGTTTGGGATGCTTCCCCATCCATGTAATCTTGAGGCGGCCGATGCATACCACCGCTGGCTTTGCTGCTTTCCTCAACGACAAAGTCAACAAATTGTTCAAGAATATTCTCAATTACTGGGCAGACACATGGCTGAATACTCCCGCTTCTTGCTCTGTTTTGACCACGAAGTCACCTGGAGGTTGGTTTAGCGAGGAGGCAATGAAAACAATGCCAGGCTTTGTTGACGATTATGAATGCGATCCAAAGCTACCTCATTATGGCTTCAAGTCATGGGATGATTTTTTCACCAGAAAGTTTCGCCCTGGTAGACGTCCAGTAGCATCTCCAGACAACAATGACATTGTTGCAAATGCCTGCGAGTCGATCCCGTACAAGTTAGCTTATGGCGTGAAGCACAGGGACTTCCTTTGGATAAAAAATCAGCGATACTCGTTGGATTTCATCCTGAACATGAGTGCAGAAGCCAAGAAATTTTACGGTGGAACCGTGTACCAAGCGTTTCTGCGCGCCACCAGTTATCACCGGTGGCACAGCCCTGTCTCTGGTATCATCCACAAAACAGAGCTTGTGGATGGTTCCTACTACTCGGAAACCGACAACATCCAGGACGATCCTGCATCACGGAACATGTCACATTGCTACCTGGCTCACGTAGCTGCTAGAGGAATTATTTACATTCAAGCTGACAGCGACAGTATTGGCTTAATGTGTTTCGTATCAATCGGTATGTCAGAAGTGTCTAGCAACGAAATTACTGTCAAAGAGGGGCAAAGAGTGGAGAAAGGTGACGAGCTTGGCATGTTTCACTTTGGTGGTTCCACACATTTGCTGATATTCCGTCCCCAAGTGGACATCCACTTTGATTTGGCGGGTCAAGAGCCAAGTCTGCATTCAACTAGTATTAACGTCAACGCTAAGATAGCAGAAGTTAAAAAGCCAAAGAAGTAA